A genomic segment from Methanomicrobium sp. W14 encodes:
- a CDS encoding LamG domain-containing protein, with protein MMQDEPRGDGGYISMSLDSLSWAQTDAAAAGLFTGQEQVSVDAWVRFDGLPAETTVLGQEGVFAFGSRSDSVYFRFEGLLAVFSNPAQSKLHDENWHYICATFDGSTVRLYIDGWFNAGQSCMGNIAPKTNPVLIGRGVRGLVRRVRIYNTALDEKTVLNNMYCSPASGTIVADFDFNAGKPEDRGPSSYPVSLQNNAFMVKVTPALSPGTHGFARPLNDTDINPGGGQVDPYSVQAWIYISSKSNPVQAVFVNSGLMEDTGMALYVRYDKNASAYRLVSQRGSFGSSGQALTSSGTVSEGTWTNVATTFDGITLSLYINGVLSGSVNCKPVPLYNRFGYLLIGAAVEEGSPLATATFLGFIRGVDVWSRALTAAEIADFMKTPPYTKSQGLQASYVFTSSPARNWVNGHPVALAEGAVLSGQREKISESEGLPRDEYSGMPDTGLDPGLMENIRFGLDFHEFYEKNRKAFDEAEARDIAAFDDPKDREIIKKAWDDVRDKIANDPLSLPLLVTRHKINGEHLLIVHRPERSYVAYRTAEENFDDCTMWKISLVFTIIAGVLDAVTGVGAVKTNKAVIYIARVLKVPKIRAMLALGASISAINIFSIAGCLYSSGMLRQLILLVLDVSFWTLIRVLGNIVAFVTGFASARIIASLVATAGAYAITYSGRPASCDPFPAVSLAGVAFDYDPAGQAVDALTIRRNYGSDINVPEWKPGITLPKDSPCAYALSLIEGKTPAIQVTLNVPESTTRTTSIQATGGGVLGAIDPATVDFKSGTDVTVTIPLSHNTISSNGVGRYDVKWNWQYKGEDGTWENMAATTHRVYVLLDKPCNPWKQTPNRTSRQLPWTDVLDYSCIWAAGAKTTADILDKITVKVNSGLGLKYDTSRGSSVYTDRNNSFLCSDFISLLATGKGNGKIVNCTDCATIVTTFANILGADVMESIMTSDRYASEGFSCNQILAIGKTTWEVPFKWGFRYHEVAWTGSGFITDNIYDACLKYDTGKDPWGSGSHAAGLPVNVKFSILQRKPKLPVSADSARYRERLAANTNAGILKCLPQGASPGTNSGRRPVK; from the coding sequence ATGATGCAGGATGAACCCAGAGGTGACGGAGGCTACATCTCGATGTCCCTTGACTCCCTTTCATGGGCGCAGACAGATGCTGCAGCAGCCGGCCTGTTTACAGGGCAGGAACAGGTCTCGGTGGACGCATGGGTAAGGTTCGACGGCCTTCCGGCCGAAACCACGGTTTTAGGGCAGGAAGGCGTCTTCGCCTTTGGGAGCAGGTCTGACTCGGTTTATTTCAGGTTTGAGGGACTTTTGGCAGTATTCTCAAACCCTGCTCAGTCTAAACTTCATGACGAAAACTGGCATTATATATGCGCAACTTTTGACGGCTCGACCGTGAGACTTTATATCGACGGCTGGTTCAATGCAGGCCAGAGCTGCATGGGAAACATTGCCCCTAAAACTAACCCCGTCCTGATAGGCCGCGGTGTCAGGGGGCTTGTCAGGCGTGTACGTATATATAATACCGCTCTTGACGAAAAGACCGTTCTAAACAATATGTACTGTTCTCCGGCATCAGGTACAATTGTTGCCGATTTTGACTTCAACGCAGGTAAGCCCGAAGACAGGGGACCTTCATCTTACCCGGTGTCGCTACAGAACAACGCCTTTATGGTCAAAGTCACACCCGCACTTTCACCGGGCACGCACGGTTTTGCACGACCGCTGAATGATACCGACATAAATCCCGGCGGAGGACAGGTGGACCCGTATTCCGTACAGGCCTGGATATACATTTCGTCAAAGTCAAATCCCGTTCAGGCGGTTTTTGTCAACAGTGGCCTGATGGAAGACACGGGAATGGCACTGTATGTAAGATATGATAAAAATGCATCAGCCTATCGCCTAGTATCACAAAGGGGGTCTTTCGGCAGCAGCGGCCAGGCACTTACATCTTCAGGTACAGTTTCAGAAGGCACCTGGACAAACGTCGCCACGACATTCGACGGCATTACTCTCAGTCTCTATATAAACGGCGTACTCAGCGGTTCCGTGAACTGCAAACCTGTCCCGCTGTACAACAGGTTCGGGTATTTACTCATAGGCGCTGCGGTCGAAGAGGGCAGCCCTTTGGCCACTGCAACGTTTCTGGGTTTCATACGCGGAGTGGACGTCTGGTCGCGTGCATTAACCGCCGCAGAAATCGCAGACTTCATGAAAACCCCTCCTTATACAAAGTCGCAGGGCCTGCAGGCGTCCTATGTCTTTACGAGTTCTCCGGCGCGAAACTGGGTCAACGGCCACCCGGTTGCGCTTGCAGAGGGGGCAGTCCTTTCGGGCCAGAGAGAAAAGATTTCTGAAAGTGAAGGACTGCCCCGCGATGAGTACTCCGGAATGCCTGATACGGGACTTGATCCCGGTTTAATGGAAAACATACGTTTCGGTCTCGATTTCCATGAATTTTATGAGAAAAACCGCAAAGCCTTTGACGAGGCAGAAGCGAGGGATATTGCGGCGTTTGACGACCCGAAAGACCGGGAAATTATAAAAAAGGCCTGGGATGACGTCAGGGATAAAATTGCAAACGACCCTTTGTCCCTGCCTCTTCTTGTGACCCGCCATAAAATCAACGGGGAGCACCTCCTTATAGTCCACAGACCTGAAAGGTCTTATGTGGCATACCGCACTGCGGAGGAAAATTTCGATGACTGCACAATGTGGAAGATTTCGCTTGTATTCACCATTATTGCCGGTGTACTCGATGCCGTCACGGGAGTCGGGGCCGTCAAAACCAACAAGGCTGTAATCTATATAGCACGTGTCCTGAAAGTGCCGAAAATAAGAGCAATGCTGGCCCTCGGGGCATCAATCTCCGCTATAAATATTTTCTCCATAGCGGGCTGCCTTTATTCATCGGGAATGCTGCGTCAGCTCATTCTTCTTGTTCTTGACGTCAGTTTCTGGACTCTTATCAGGGTACTGGGAAATATTGTCGCATTTGTAACAGGCTTTGCCTCCGCCCGTATCATAGCATCTCTTGTCGCTACAGCAGGGGCTTATGCAATAACATATTCCGGCAGACCCGCGTCCTGTGACCCGTTCCCCGCCGTGAGTCTGGCAGGCGTCGCATTCGACTACGACCCCGCCGGACAGGCCGTGGACGCACTGACAATCAGGCGAAACTACGGTTCAGATATAAATGTACCCGAATGGAAACCCGGCATAACACTTCCAAAAGATTCACCTTGCGCCTATGCCCTCAGCCTTATAGAGGGAAAGACACCGGCAATTCAGGTTACGCTTAACGTTCCAGAATCCACAACACGCACAACAAGTATTCAGGCGACGGGAGGAGGCGTTCTCGGGGCAATCGACCCGGCAACTGTAGATTTCAAATCAGGCACGGACGTGACGGTTACCATTCCTCTTTCCCACAACACCATCTCTTCAAACGGGGTCGGACGCTATGACGTGAAATGGAACTGGCAGTACAAAGGAGAGGACGGCACCTGGGAAAACATGGCCGCAACAACGCACAGGGTCTATGTCCTGCTCGACAAACCGTGCAATCCCTGGAAGCAGACCCCAAACCGCACAAGCAGACAGCTCCCGTGGACAGACGTCCTTGACTACTCCTGCATATGGGCCGCAGGCGCAAAAACAACAGCCGATATCCTGGACAAAATAACGGTAAAAGTCAATTCAGGCCTCGGTCTTAAGTATGATACCTCTCGCGGAAGCTCGGTCTACACCGATCGCAACAACAGTTTTCTGTGCAGCGATTTTATCAGTTTATTGGCTACAGGAAAAGGAAACGGAAAAATCGTCAACTGCACGGACTGCGCAACGATTGTCACAACATTCGCCAATATCCTGGGAGCAGATGTAATGGAATCCATCATGACCTCCGACCGTTATGCTTCCGAAGGGTTCAGCTGCAACCAGATACTTGCAATAGGAAAGACTACGTGGGAAGTACCCTTTAAGTGGGGGTTCAGGTATCATGAAGTGGCGTGGACGGGTTCAGGGTTTATCACCGATAACATATACGATGCCTGCCTTAAGTACGACACCGGCAAAGACCCGTGGGGAAGCGGTTCTCACGCTGCAGGACTGCCGGTAAACGTGAAGTTCTCCATATTGCAGCGAAAACCGAAACTTCCGGTCAGTGCCGACAGTGCACGCTACCGGGAAAGACTTGCCGCAAATACGAACGCGGGGATTCTGAAATGTTTGCCGCAGGGCGCATCCCCGGGGACCAATTCAGGGAGAAGGCCAGTAAAATGA
- a CDS encoding ABC transporter ATP-binding protein: MTKPDECISKPPFPPLIDFSGITVMREDNKVLDSLSLIVNSGEHVAILGPNGSGKSTFIRTITRENYPLASPCMKYMILGKEVWHVSDLREMLGIVSQDLQFTYTRDTTGRDVILSGFFSSIGLFFHHDVTPDMERKTDEILNFLEISHLQNRPMRKMSTGEARRFLIGRALVHDPKALILDEPTTGLDLHALHTFRTTIRKIACHGTGIIMVTHNLYDIIPEISRVILMKDGKFCNDGPKDEILKSEVIGSLFDVPVRIREENGWYYATGY; encoded by the coding sequence ATGACTAAACCGGATGAATGCATTTCAAAACCGCCTTTCCCGCCGCTTATTGACTTTTCCGGCATCACCGTAATGAGAGAGGATAACAAAGTGCTTGATTCCCTCTCACTTATCGTGAACTCCGGTGAACATGTGGCAATTCTCGGCCCGAACGGTTCAGGAAAGTCCACCTTTATCAGGACAATAACAAGGGAAAACTACCCTCTTGCCAGTCCCTGCATGAAATATATGATTCTTGGAAAGGAGGTCTGGCATGTATCAGACCTCCGGGAGATGCTTGGAATAGTCTCACAGGACCTTCAGTTTACGTACACACGTGATACGACGGGCCGTGACGTTATCCTATCGGGATTTTTTTCAAGTATCGGGCTTTTTTTTCACCATGACGTTACACCTGACATGGAGAGAAAAACGGATGAGATTCTGAATTTTCTGGAAATTTCCCACCTGCAAAACCGCCCGATGAGAAAGATGTCGACCGGGGAGGCGAGGCGCTTTCTGATAGGGCGTGCACTTGTCCATGACCCTAAAGCCTTAATCCTTGACGAACCTACAACAGGGCTTGACCTCCACGCCCTTCATACCTTCAGGACGACTATAAGAAAGATAGCCTGTCACGGTACAGGCATAATAATGGTCACCCACAACCTGTACGACATAATTCCCGAAATTTCAAGGGTGATTTTAATGAAGGACGGAAAGTTCTGTAATGACGGTCCCAAGGATGAAATCCTGAAAAGTGAAGTTATAGGAAGCCTTTTCGACGTCCCTGTAAGGATTAGGGAAGAGAACGGCTGGTATTACGCCACGGGATACTGA
- a CDS encoding bacteriohemerythrin — protein sequence MAYMNWSDDLSVQINEIDEQHKKLVSQINALHDGMRSGKGKDALEKTLKELAEYTQYHFGTEEKYMKKFGYPDYEKHKKEHDAFVAKVVDFQDSFSSGKLGLSIDVMKFLSGWITGHIKGTDKNYIDCFRENGVA from the coding sequence ATGGCATATATGAACTGGTCAGACGACCTCTCTGTACAAATAAATGAAATTGACGAACAGCACAAGAAACTCGTATCACAGATAAACGCCCTTCATGACGGAATGCGTTCGGGAAAGGGAAAGGACGCACTTGAAAAGACCCTGAAAGAGCTTGCCGAATATACCCAGTACCACTTCGGGACAGAGGAAAAATACATGAAGAAATTTGGGTATCCCGACTACGAGAAGCACAAAAAAGAGCACGACGCTTTTGTCGCAAAGGTCGTGGACTTTCAGGACTCTTTTTCTTCAGGAAAACTTGGTCTTTCCATTGATGTCATGAAATTTCTGAGCGGGTGGATTACAGGGCACATCAAAGGAACTGACAAGAATTACATTGACTGCTTCAGGGAAAACGGCGTTGCCTGA